In Gambusia affinis linkage group LG06, SWU_Gaff_1.0, whole genome shotgun sequence, one DNA window encodes the following:
- the lamtor1 gene encoding ragulator complex protein LAMTOR1 isoform X1: MGCCYSGEDGNSREKPEETDPLIPHPNPVSKPPNGTEWPTPGVPSPPTDGQALLTSILTKTAQNIIDVSAADSVVMEQHEIMDKARQYSTKLAMLSTSLPQKKALTLPSLTSQPHQVLASDLVPYSDVQQVSKIAAYAYSAISQIKVDTKEELVVQFAIP; encoded by the exons ATGGGGTGCTGTTACAGTGGCGAGGACGGCAACTCCAGAGAG AAGCCTGAGGAGACTGACCCACTGATCCCCCATCCGAACCCTGTGAGCAAACCTCCAAATGGGACAGAGTGGCCCACCCCCGGTGTCCCCTCTCCACCAACAGATGGACAAGCCCTCCTTACATCCATCTTGACAAAGACTGCACA GAACATAATTGACGTCTCAGCAGCTGACTCTGTTGTAATGGAGCAACATGAAATCATGGACAAAGCTAGGCAGTACAG TACAAAACTGGCTATGTTGAGCACCAGCTTGCCTCAGAAGAAAGCCCTCACTCTTCCCTCCCTAACTAGCCAGCCCCACCAAGTGCTTGCAAGTGACCTGGTGCCATACTCAGATGTTCAGCAG GTATCCAAGATAGCAGCTTACGCTTACAGTGCAATCTCTCAAATCAAAGTGGATACTAAAGAGGAACTGGTCGTCCAGTTTGCCATTCCTTGA
- the lrrc51 gene encoding leucine rich repeat containing 51: protein MDKIMCGAPVDLSFRSLSRLTDAWTETPHSSLRPLKKNSENKYLSCSLRLSNNSIIDLCDLHQTVSHFLAEPSSLAWLDLSFNKLSHIDKVLCELHGLRVLYLHGNNISTLSEVDRLGVLPHLHSITLHGNPIETNKAYRNHVISALPQLKTMDFSAVTQQERVLAKLWHQSNSRCRSSKKSLH, encoded by the exons ATGGATAAGATTATGTGTGGAGCTCCGGTGGATTTATCTTTCAGAAGTCTCAGCAGATTGACAG ATGCTTGGACAGAGACTCCCCACAGCAGCCTTcgacctttaaaaaaaaattcagaaaataaatatcttagCTGCTCCCTCCGTCTCAGTAACAACAGCATCATTGACCTGTGTGACCTCCATCAAACAGTGAGCCACTTCCTGGCTGAACCCTCAAGTCTCGCCTGGCTGGACCTCTCCTTCAACAAACTCTCACATATAGATAAG GTTTTGTGCGAGTTGCATGGACTGCGTGTGTTATATCTTCATGGAAACAACATTTCTACTCTGTCAGAGGTGGACAGGTTGGGTGTGCTCCCCCATCTTCACTCCATCACTCTACATGGAAACCCTATAGAGACAAACAAGGCTTACAG GAATCATGTGATTTCTGCGTTGCCGCAGTTAAAAACGATGGACTTCAGTGCTGTGACACAGCAGGAGCGAGTCCTGGCAAAGCTGTGGCATCAAAGCAACTCCCGCTGCAGAAGCAGCAAGAAGAGCCTTCACTGA
- the lamtor1 gene encoding ragulator complex protein LAMTOR1 isoform X2: protein MGCCYSGEDGNSREPEETDPLIPHPNPVSKPPNGTEWPTPGVPSPPTDGQALLTSILTKTAQNIIDVSAADSVVMEQHEIMDKARQYSTKLAMLSTSLPQKKALTLPSLTSQPHQVLASDLVPYSDVQQVSKIAAYAYSAISQIKVDTKEELVVQFAIP from the exons ATGGGGTGCTGTTACAGTGGCGAGGACGGCAACTCCAGAGAG CCTGAGGAGACTGACCCACTGATCCCCCATCCGAACCCTGTGAGCAAACCTCCAAATGGGACAGAGTGGCCCACCCCCGGTGTCCCCTCTCCACCAACAGATGGACAAGCCCTCCTTACATCCATCTTGACAAAGACTGCACA GAACATAATTGACGTCTCAGCAGCTGACTCTGTTGTAATGGAGCAACATGAAATCATGGACAAAGCTAGGCAGTACAG TACAAAACTGGCTATGTTGAGCACCAGCTTGCCTCAGAAGAAAGCCCTCACTCTTCCCTCCCTAACTAGCCAGCCCCACCAAGTGCTTGCAAGTGACCTGGTGCCATACTCAGATGTTCAGCAG GTATCCAAGATAGCAGCTTACGCTTACAGTGCAATCTCTCAAATCAAAGTGGATACTAAAGAGGAACTGGTCGTCCAGTTTGCCATTCCTTGA